A single genomic interval of Nitrospirota bacterium harbors:
- a CDS encoding response regulator transcription factor, translating into MEKIKVLIADDHRVVREGLAAILKTKEDIQVVGEAQDGLEAIEKARALLPDVILMDVSMPRMGGVEATRQIKREFPHMGIVALTMYEEQQYIFDLVRAGATGYLLKDSESSQIVAAIRAIYRGESLIHPSVASKILAEFSLMAQKKGKKPSWVEHDLTEREITVLRLVADGKTNKEIANSLDLSEKTVKNHVRNIFHKLQVYDRTQAAILAIRKGLIELEPRP; encoded by the coding sequence ATGGAAAAAATTAAGGTGTTGATCGCGGACGACCATCGCGTGGTGCGGGAAGGGCTCGCCGCCATCCTCAAGACGAAAGAGGACATTCAAGTCGTCGGGGAGGCCCAGGACGGGCTCGAGGCGATCGAAAAGGCCCGAGCCTTGCTTCCGGACGTGATCCTGATGGACGTCAGCATGCCCAGGATGGGCGGCGTAGAGGCCACGAGACAGATCAAGCGCGAGTTCCCGCACATGGGAATCGTCGCGCTGACCATGTACGAGGAACAGCAGTACATCTTCGACCTGGTTCGCGCCGGCGCGACCGGCTATCTCCTGAAAGACTCCGAGTCGTCCCAGATCGTGGCGGCCATCCGCGCCATCTATCGCGGAGAGTCGCTGATTCACCCGTCGGTCGCCAGCAAGATCCTCGCGGAGTTCTCATTGATGGCGCAGAAGAAGGGGAAAAAGCCGTCGTGGGTGGAACACGATTTAACGGAACGGGAGATCACCGTGCTGCGGCTCGTCGCGGACGGGAAGACCAATAAAGAGATCGCCAACAGCCTGGACTTGAGCGAAAAAACGGTGAAGAACCACGTGCGGAATATCTTTCACAAGCTCCAAGTCTACGATCGCACACAGGCCGCGATCCTGGCGATCCGGAAGGGGCTCATTGAACTCGAGCCGAGGCCGTGA
- the lpxC gene encoding UDP-3-O-acyl-N-acetylglucosamine deacetylase: MRSQHTIADTVSCSGVGLHTGQPVTLTLRPAPPDTGTVFLVRNGSSHIALGASVENLASTELCTAISGQGSQVKTIEHILAALAGLEVDNVYVELDAGEVPVMDGSAGPFVQMVRAAGIIPQHRPQPFLKITQPIEVVDGSKRIRIEPSSTPRITYSIQYSHPLIQTQSYSYDHSVSAFERDIADARTFGFLHEVEALWSRGLAKGGSLDNTIVLTRDGVLNTSGLRYQDEFVRHKVLDLIGDIALLGVPFIGHLIAERSGHALHTKLVEHILQQPDKWVLLNLHEGSAASASRPVVNVPRPAYGLAMHASTVQ; encoded by the coding sequence ATGCGTTCTCAGCACACGATCGCGGACACGGTTTCCTGCTCAGGAGTGGGCCTTCACACCGGTCAGCCTGTCACGCTCACCCTTCGACCGGCGCCGCCGGACACGGGTACCGTCTTTCTTGTTCGGAACGGGTCTTCCCATATCGCGCTCGGCGCTTCGGTCGAGAACCTGGCCTCGACCGAACTCTGCACGGCGATCAGCGGTCAGGGCTCCCAGGTCAAGACCATCGAGCATATCCTCGCCGCGCTCGCCGGCTTGGAAGTCGATAACGTCTATGTTGAACTGGACGCCGGAGAAGTGCCGGTGATGGACGGCAGCGCCGGACCCTTTGTGCAGATGGTCCGAGCGGCGGGGATCATCCCGCAACACCGTCCTCAGCCGTTCTTAAAGATCACCCAACCGATCGAGGTCGTTGACGGATCGAAGCGGATCAGAATCGAGCCCAGCTCGACGCCGCGGATCACGTACTCCATTCAGTACAGCCATCCTCTGATTCAGACGCAGAGTTATAGTTACGACCATTCCGTCTCGGCGTTCGAACGGGACATCGCCGACGCCAGGACTTTTGGCTTCCTGCACGAAGTCGAAGCGCTTTGGTCGAGAGGCCTCGCCAAAGGCGGTTCGCTCGACAACACGATCGTCCTGACCCGCGACGGGGTCCTGAACACGTCCGGTCTCCGGTATCAGGATGAGTTCGTTCGGCACAAGGTGCTCGATTTGATCGGAGACATCGCCTTGCTGGGCGTTCCGTTCATCGGCCATCTGATCGCCGAACGGTCCGGACATGCCCTCCACACCAAGCTGGTGGAACACATTCTTCAGCAGCCCGACAAATGGGTGTTACTGAACCTGCACGAGGGCAGCGCCGCCTCCGCTTCTCGCCCCGTGGTCAACGTCCCTCGGCCGGCCTATGGCCTGGCCATGCACGCCTCCACCGTCCAATAA
- a CDS encoding winged helix-turn-helix domain-containing protein has protein sequence MEELTDILVGLEQRISAYRNRLQELEKKRRRLDEEIATIKKYLELAETLYRVEADKAKLASLSSQIITDEKGARPLPVTDVTDQSREILLGRTKYVGKSVPEAAYQILREANRAMHAKELLQRLVEGGLQIKGKTPLTSVATSLKRDKRFRKVGPNTFEALEIPLTEAV, from the coding sequence GTGGAAGAATTGACAGACATCCTGGTCGGTCTGGAGCAGCGAATCAGCGCTTATCGCAACCGCCTGCAGGAGTTGGAGAAAAAGCGCCGACGCCTCGATGAAGAAATTGCGACGATCAAAAAGTATCTCGAACTCGCCGAGACTCTCTACCGGGTGGAAGCCGACAAAGCAAAGCTCGCCAGCCTTTCCAGCCAAATCATCACCGATGAGAAGGGGGCCCGTCCGCTTCCGGTCACGGACGTTACGGATCAATCTCGGGAGATCCTGCTGGGCCGCACCAAGTACGTCGGGAAAAGCGTGCCCGAGGCCGCCTATCAGATTCTCCGCGAAGCCAACCGGGCGATGCACGCGAAGGAATTGTTGCAACGTCTTGTCGAGGGTGGATTGCAAATCAAAGGGAAAACGCCGCTGACGTCGGTCGCGACATCATTGAAGCGCGATAAGCGGTTCAGAAAAGTGGGCCCCAACACATTTGAGGCGCTGGAAATCCCTCTGACCGAAGCCGTGTAA
- a CDS encoding inositol monophosphatase family protein: MSDVIPPLSVSFCDSLKTIAVEAARKAGAILQQHARSGFRIEYKNVVNLVTDADHRAEQAIVDCIKAAHPSHRIFAEERGRQIGDPSPFQWIIDPLDGTTNFAHGYPAYCVSIGLEYDGQCLLGVVYDPTRDELFTAVAGQGAYLNGARIHISAVQRLDQALLVTGFAYDIRDTPANNLDHFARFALRAQGLRRTGTAALDLCYVAAGRFDGFWELKLQPWDMAAGTVILREAGGRVSNFKGGPLSIYDQELVASNGLIHEAMLAVLALG, translated from the coding sequence ATGAGCGACGTGATACCTCCCCTCTCTGTCTCCTTTTGCGACAGTCTCAAGACCATCGCTGTGGAAGCGGCCCGGAAGGCCGGTGCGATCCTGCAGCAGCATGCGCGCTCGGGCTTTCGGATCGAATACAAGAACGTCGTGAACCTGGTAACCGATGCGGACCACCGGGCCGAGCAGGCGATCGTCGATTGCATCAAGGCTGCCCACCCCTCGCACCGGATCTTTGCCGAAGAGCGAGGGCGACAGATCGGCGACCCTTCTCCGTTTCAGTGGATCATCGATCCATTGGACGGAACCACGAACTTCGCGCACGGGTATCCCGCCTACTGCGTGTCGATCGGCCTGGAATACGACGGACAGTGTCTGCTGGGAGTGGTGTACGATCCGACGAGAGACGAGCTGTTCACGGCCGTGGCCGGACAGGGCGCGTACCTGAACGGCGCCCGCATTCATATCTCCGCCGTGCAACGGCTCGATCAGGCCCTGCTCGTCACGGGCTTTGCCTACGACATCCGGGACACGCCGGCCAACAATTTGGATCACTTCGCCCGATTCGCGTTGCGCGCGCAAGGGCTGCGGCGCACGGGCACGGCCGCGCTCGACCTGTGCTATGTCGCCGCCGGTCGATTCGACGGCTTCTGGGAACTGAAGCTGCAGCCATGGGACATGGCGGCCGGAACGGTGATCCTCCGGGAGGCGGGCGGGCGAGTGTCGAATTTCAAAGGCGGGCCGCTCTCAATCTACGATCAGGAACTGGTGGCCAGTAACGGGCTGATCCATGAAGCCATGCTGGCGGTCCTGGCGCTGGGCTGA
- a CDS encoding arsenosugar biosynthesis-associated peroxidase-like protein, protein METYYHPKDLGKFADMGKGNKELWEKFMSYYNAVFAEGTLTEREKALIALGVAHAVQCPYCIDAYTQACLEKGSNVEEMTEAVHVACAIRGGASLVHGVQMRNVADNLTM, encoded by the coding sequence CCTATTACCATCCCAAAGACTTGGGTAAGTTCGCCGACATGGGCAAGGGCAACAAGGAATTGTGGGAAAAGTTCATGAGCTATTACAACGCCGTGTTTGCTGAGGGAACGCTGACGGAGCGGGAAAAGGCGCTCATTGCGCTCGGCGTGGCCCATGCCGTGCAGTGCCCCTACTGCATCGACGCGTACACGCAGGCGTGTCTCGAAAAAGGCTCGAACGTGGAGGAGATGACGGAAGCCGTCCATGTCGCATGCGCCATCCGGGGCGGCGCCTCGCTGGTGCACGGCGTTCAGATGCGGAACGTGGCGGACAATCTCACGATGTGA